Proteins found in one Sorghum bicolor cultivar BTx623 chromosome 1, Sorghum_bicolor_NCBIv3, whole genome shotgun sequence genomic segment:
- the LOC8086274 gene encoding protein ENHANCED DISEASE RESISTANCE 2 isoform X1, with the protein MMSSSSSSSVVYEGWMVRYGRRKIGRSFVHTRYFVLEPRMLSYYKRKPQHKADKVGGKLPIKSLPIDGNCRVEDRGLKMHHGHMLYVLCVYNKREKHNRITMAAFNIQEALIWKEKIEMVIDQRQGVAPSDGNKAFSTSQQKASLENGRKSSSSDHESQYSHEEEEEEENQRSLLRRTTIGNGPPESLYDWTRENDLGISNQGSPDQVFSRGHWRLVRCQNGLRIFEELQDVDYLARSCSRAMKAVGVVEASCEAIFQLVMSMDTTRFEWDCSFQYGSLVEEVDGHTAILYHRLQLDWFPMFVWPRDLCYVRYWRRNDDGSYVVLFRSREHQNCGPQPGFVRAHIESGGFNISPLKSRNGRIRTQVQHLMQIDLKGWGVGYVPSFQQHCLLHMLNSVAGLREWFSQSDESQVLPRIPVMVNMTQSVSSKKGRKAQESTTQTSIQMDPSRHSTALEEESDEDDEFLIPESEPEPSTREDAADIRQSGRNEDDSDQIDLSGFSGNLRRDDRDNSRDCWRISDGNNFRVRSKNFVYDKSKVPAGKPLMELVAVDWFKDAKRMDHVARRKGCAVQVAAEKGLFALAINLQVPGTTNYSMVFYFVTKKLIPNSLLQRFVDGDDEYRNSRFKLIPSVPKGSWIVRQSVGSTPCLLGKAVDITYIRGSNYLEIDVDIGSSTVANGVLGLVCGVITTLVVDMAFLVQANTYEELPERLIGAVRMSHIELSSAIVPVLED; encoded by the exons ATGatgtcgtcgtcctcgtcctcctcggtgGTGTACGAGGGGTGGATGGTCCGTTACGGTCGGCGCAAGATCGGCCGCTCCTTCGTCCACACCCGCTACTTCGTGCTCGAGCCACGGATGCTGTCCTACTACAAGCGCAAGCCGCAGCACAAGGCCGACAAGGTCGGGGGAAAGCTCCCCATCAAGTCCCTCCCCATCGATGGCAACTGCAGGGTCGAGGACAGGGGGCTCAAGATGCACCATGGACAT ATGCTTTATGTCTTATGCGTCTACAACAAAAGGGAGAAGCACAACCGCATCACG ATGGCAGCATTCAACATACAGGAAGCTCTAATTTGGAAGGAGAAAATTGAGATGGTCATCGATCAG CGACAGGGGGTAGCGCCGAGTGATGGCAACAAGGCCTTTAGCACATCGCAGCAAAAGGCTAGCTTAGAAAATGGAAGGAAATCGTCTTCATCTGACCACGAAAGTCA GTAcagtcatgaagaggaagaagaagaggaaaatCAGCGATCATTGCTAAGGAGAACAACAATCGGGAATG GCCCTCCAGAATCTTTATATGACTGGACCCGTGAAAATGATTTGGGAATATCAAATCAGGGAAGCCCTGACCAAGTTTTCTCTAGAGGACACTGGCGCCTTGTCAGATGCCAGAATG GCCTCCGCATTTTTGAGGAGCTCCAAGATGTTGATTACCTT GCAAGAAGCTGTAGCAGAGCAATGAAGGCTGTTGGTGTGGTTGAAGCCTCCTGTGAGGCTATATTTCAGCTTGTTATGAGCATGGATACTACTCGTTTTGA GTGGGACTGCAGCTTTCAGTATGGTAGTCTGGTAGAGGAGGTTGATGGCCACACTGCAATACTATACCATAGGCTACAACTGGATTGGTTCCCAAT GTTTGTTTGGCCTCGTGATCTTTGTTATGTGCGCTATTGGCGGCGCAATGATGATGGAAGCTATG TTGTGTTGTTTCGATCCAGAGAGCACCAAAACTGTGGTCCACAACCAGGATTTGTAAGGGCACATATTGAGA GTGGTGGCTTCAACATTTCTCCCCTGAAATCCCGTAACGGAAGAATCCGAACACAAGTGCAGCATCTTATGCAGATAGATTTGAAGGGTTGGGGGGTTGGTTATGTACCTTCATTTCAGCAGCATTGCCTCCTTCATATGTTGAACAGTGTTGCTG GGCTCAGGGAATGGTTTTCACAAAGTGATGAGAGTCAAGTGCTTCCTAGGATTCCTGTTATGGTCAACATGACTCAATCTGTTTCTTCCAAGAAAGGCAGAAAAGCACAAGAGAGTACTACACAAACCAGCATTCAGATGGATCCAAGCAGACATTCCACAGCTCTTGAGGAGGAGTCTGATGAAGATGACGAATTTCTGATACCTGAATCTGAACCAGAG CCATCAACACGTGAGGATGCTGCAGATATTAGGCAGTCAG GGCGGAATGAAGATGATTCAGATCAGATTGATTTATCTGGGTTTTCTGGGAATCTACGTCGGGATGACCGTGATAACAGCCGTGACTGCTGGAGAATATCTGATGGGAACaatttcagagttcgaagcaagaATTTTGTATATGATAAAAGCAAG GTTCCTGCAGGAAAGCCTCTTATGGAGCTTGTTGCTGTTGACTGGTTTAAAGACGCAAAGCGAATGGACCATGTTGCTAGAAGAAAAGGCTGTGCAGTTCAA GTAGCGGCTGAGAAGGGACTGTTTGCATTGGCTATAAATCTACAA GTTCCTGGCACAACAAACTATAGTATGGTTTTCTACTTTGTTACGAAGAAACTGATACCAAACTCCTTATTGCAACGCTTtgttgatggtgatgatgaataTCGGAATAGTAGGTTCAAGTTGATACCATCAGTTCCTAAG GGCTCATGGATTGTTCGCCAAAGTGTTGGCAGCACTCCTTGTCTATTAGGAAAAGCTGTTGACATTACCTATATACGTGGCTCAAATTATTTAGAA ATAGATGTGGATATTGGCTCGTCTACAGTGGCGAATGGAGTCTTGGGGCTTGTGTGTGGTGTGATAACAACACTAGTTGTCGACATGGCTTTCCTTGTCCAG GCTAATACATACGAGGAGCTCCCAGAAAGACTGATTGGGGCAGTTCGCATGTCACATATTGAACTGTCATCGGCAATAGTTCCGGTGCTCGAGGATTAA
- the LOC8086274 gene encoding protein ENHANCED DISEASE RESISTANCE 2 isoform X2 has protein sequence MMSSSSSSSVVYEGWMVRYGRRKIGRSFVHTRYFVLEPRMLSYYKRKPQHKADKVGGKLPIKSLPIDGNCRVEDRGLKMHHGHMLYVLCVYNKREKHNRITMAAFNIQEALIWKEKIEMVIDQRQGVAPSDGNKAFSTSQQKASLENGRKSSSSDHESQYSHEEEEEEENQRSLLRRTTIGNGPPESLYDWTRENDLGISNQGSPDQVFSRGHWRLVRCQNGLRIFEELQDVDYLARSCSRAMKAVGVVEASCEAIFQLVMSMDTTRFEWDCSFQYGSLVEEVDGHTAILYHRLQLDWFPMFVWPRDLCYVRYWRRNDDGSYVVLFRSREHQNCGPQPGFVRAHIESGGFNISPLKSRNGRIRTQVQHLMQIDLKGWGVGYVPSFQQHCLLHMLNSVAGLREWFSQSDESQVLPRIPVMVNMTQSVSSKKGRKAQESTTQTSIQMDPSRHSTALEEESDEDDEFLIPESEPEPSTREDAADIRQSDDSDQIDLSGFSGNLRRDDRDNSRDCWRISDGNNFRVRSKNFVYDKSKVPAGKPLMELVAVDWFKDAKRMDHVARRKGCAVQVAAEKGLFALAINLQVPGTTNYSMVFYFVTKKLIPNSLLQRFVDGDDEYRNSRFKLIPSVPKGSWIVRQSVGSTPCLLGKAVDITYIRGSNYLEIDVDIGSSTVANGVLGLVCGVITTLVVDMAFLVQANTYEELPERLIGAVRMSHIELSSAIVPVLED, from the exons ATGatgtcgtcgtcctcgtcctcctcggtgGTGTACGAGGGGTGGATGGTCCGTTACGGTCGGCGCAAGATCGGCCGCTCCTTCGTCCACACCCGCTACTTCGTGCTCGAGCCACGGATGCTGTCCTACTACAAGCGCAAGCCGCAGCACAAGGCCGACAAGGTCGGGGGAAAGCTCCCCATCAAGTCCCTCCCCATCGATGGCAACTGCAGGGTCGAGGACAGGGGGCTCAAGATGCACCATGGACAT ATGCTTTATGTCTTATGCGTCTACAACAAAAGGGAGAAGCACAACCGCATCACG ATGGCAGCATTCAACATACAGGAAGCTCTAATTTGGAAGGAGAAAATTGAGATGGTCATCGATCAG CGACAGGGGGTAGCGCCGAGTGATGGCAACAAGGCCTTTAGCACATCGCAGCAAAAGGCTAGCTTAGAAAATGGAAGGAAATCGTCTTCATCTGACCACGAAAGTCA GTAcagtcatgaagaggaagaagaagaggaaaatCAGCGATCATTGCTAAGGAGAACAACAATCGGGAATG GCCCTCCAGAATCTTTATATGACTGGACCCGTGAAAATGATTTGGGAATATCAAATCAGGGAAGCCCTGACCAAGTTTTCTCTAGAGGACACTGGCGCCTTGTCAGATGCCAGAATG GCCTCCGCATTTTTGAGGAGCTCCAAGATGTTGATTACCTT GCAAGAAGCTGTAGCAGAGCAATGAAGGCTGTTGGTGTGGTTGAAGCCTCCTGTGAGGCTATATTTCAGCTTGTTATGAGCATGGATACTACTCGTTTTGA GTGGGACTGCAGCTTTCAGTATGGTAGTCTGGTAGAGGAGGTTGATGGCCACACTGCAATACTATACCATAGGCTACAACTGGATTGGTTCCCAAT GTTTGTTTGGCCTCGTGATCTTTGTTATGTGCGCTATTGGCGGCGCAATGATGATGGAAGCTATG TTGTGTTGTTTCGATCCAGAGAGCACCAAAACTGTGGTCCACAACCAGGATTTGTAAGGGCACATATTGAGA GTGGTGGCTTCAACATTTCTCCCCTGAAATCCCGTAACGGAAGAATCCGAACACAAGTGCAGCATCTTATGCAGATAGATTTGAAGGGTTGGGGGGTTGGTTATGTACCTTCATTTCAGCAGCATTGCCTCCTTCATATGTTGAACAGTGTTGCTG GGCTCAGGGAATGGTTTTCACAAAGTGATGAGAGTCAAGTGCTTCCTAGGATTCCTGTTATGGTCAACATGACTCAATCTGTTTCTTCCAAGAAAGGCAGAAAAGCACAAGAGAGTACTACACAAACCAGCATTCAGATGGATCCAAGCAGACATTCCACAGCTCTTGAGGAGGAGTCTGATGAAGATGACGAATTTCTGATACCTGAATCTGAACCAGAG CCATCAACACGTGAGGATGCTGCAGATATTAGGCAGTCAG ATGATTCAGATCAGATTGATTTATCTGGGTTTTCTGGGAATCTACGTCGGGATGACCGTGATAACAGCCGTGACTGCTGGAGAATATCTGATGGGAACaatttcagagttcgaagcaagaATTTTGTATATGATAAAAGCAAG GTTCCTGCAGGAAAGCCTCTTATGGAGCTTGTTGCTGTTGACTGGTTTAAAGACGCAAAGCGAATGGACCATGTTGCTAGAAGAAAAGGCTGTGCAGTTCAA GTAGCGGCTGAGAAGGGACTGTTTGCATTGGCTATAAATCTACAA GTTCCTGGCACAACAAACTATAGTATGGTTTTCTACTTTGTTACGAAGAAACTGATACCAAACTCCTTATTGCAACGCTTtgttgatggtgatgatgaataTCGGAATAGTAGGTTCAAGTTGATACCATCAGTTCCTAAG GGCTCATGGATTGTTCGCCAAAGTGTTGGCAGCACTCCTTGTCTATTAGGAAAAGCTGTTGACATTACCTATATACGTGGCTCAAATTATTTAGAA ATAGATGTGGATATTGGCTCGTCTACAGTGGCGAATGGAGTCTTGGGGCTTGTGTGTGGTGTGATAACAACACTAGTTGTCGACATGGCTTTCCTTGTCCAG GCTAATACATACGAGGAGCTCCCAGAAAGACTGATTGGGGCAGTTCGCATGTCACATATTGAACTGTCATCGGCAATAGTTCCGGTGCTCGAGGATTAA